In one window of Henckelia pumila isolate YLH828 chromosome 1, ASM3356847v2, whole genome shotgun sequence DNA:
- the LOC140877771 gene encoding uncharacterized protein isoform X2, translated as MGEMKSSSGGDMVEEENDAPAPAPRIRRSSLKAQSSTYTDWKHKLRENCFKRVREDRTRLLWKLRLPEAADDSSNHENLVKSTLQDIVSDELRKIKESSLHEKYGIPTFDAKTDDMIWEDDVLSTSYQGDYEEMLLLMERIFYEDLRTEKTRKESECFIQAWEDEEDEYLARAVYEHMQLNREQFLDMSVICSSIVSRYDSYLILYISLLMSIHLMKFSNSVQFYPMKSLPSS; from the exons ATGGGGGAGATGAAGAGCAGTAGCGGAGGAGACATGGTGGAAGAGGAGAACGACGCGCCCGCGCCCGCTCCCAGAATTCGTCGATCATCTCTGAAAGCTCAATCGTCTACTTACACCGATTGGAAACACAAG CTCAGAGAAAATTGCTTTAAAAGGGTACGCGAGGATAGAACTCGCTTGCTTTGGAAATTGAGATTACCAGAAGCTGCGGACGACTCTTCCAATCACGAG AATCTTGTCAAATCAACTCTCCAGGACATAGTTTCTGATGAACTAAGAAAAATTAAGGAATCATCTTTGCATGAAAAATATGGGATTCCGACTTTTGACGCTAAAACTGATGACATGATATGGGAAGATGACGTGCTTTCCACAAGTTATCAAGGAGACTATGAAGAAATGCTACTACTGATGGAAAGAATATTTTATGAGGATCTTAGAACAGAGAAAACTAGAAAAG AGTCAGAATGTTTCATCCAAGCATGGgaggatgaagaagatgaatacTTGGCTCGTGCAGTTTATGAGCATATGCAGCTCAATAGAGAGCAG tttctgGATATGAGTGTAATATGCAGCTCAATAGTGAGCAGGTATGATAGCTATTTAATTCTCTATATCAGTTTGCTCATGTCGATTCATTTGATGAAATTCAGCAATTCAGTCCAGTTTTACCCTATGAAATCGTTGCCTTCATCTTGA